From the genome of Trueperaceae bacterium:
AACGACCGACTCAGCCTCGAACACCTCACCGAAGCCTCGCGCCCGGGAGGACCAAGTGTCCTGACCGAGGTCACCGAGCTAGCGCCCGCCGCCGGCGAGCACGCCAGCGTGGCGCCAGCCCGGTACACGACCAAGCAGGGCGAAGCCACTTACGTCTACGAGGACCGCTTCGTAGACGGCGAGCGGGTCATGACAGTGCTAGTGGACAGCAAGTCCTCGGTCGGGAATCGCATGGAGTCGGCCGTCCTCGACGCCATCGACGCCGGCCACCCGCTCATCTCGAGGTGGCCTCGCATCGAGGTCACGTACGGCTCGGGAGAGGGCAGCCGCAAGTTCTACTGCCTGAACCTGCCGCACCGCGCGTTCGACGCCCACATCCGGGCCGGCACCGTGGAGGGCACGCCGGTCACGCAGCACGAGCGCTACGTGACGGCGCGCGACTCTGACCCGTCGAACGCCCTCGCGATGCTGAACATCAGCTTCGCGACGCCGACGTTCGGCGGCTGGGACTCGAGCCGCAGGGCCCACCAGGCCCGCTACCCGAGCCTGATCGTCGGCGAGGTCGTCGGCGTGCTGGCGAACCAGGAGAGCACTGTGCCGAGGCCGGCTTCATACTCGGGAGCGCGCGTCGACCCGGTGGCGATGGGTCTCAACCTGGACAACGAGAAGCTCAGGCAGATCCTCGAGCCTCAGGCGAACGAGTACTCTCCGAAGTTCCTCGGCAAGAAGTCACTCAAGACGTCCGAGCTGGGCCTCGCCGCGATCCCGCCGAGCGACGAGGGGCTGGCAGGGATCGCCACCAAGCGGATCATCCGCTCGCACGTGCTGAGCTTCGCCCTCCTCCGCCGCCTCCGCTTCGGCGCCGGACCCGATGGTGACGTCGCGATAAGGGCGCTCGTGGCGGCCGCGCTCATCAACGCGATGGTGCGCTCCGACAGCGAGCTGCAGCTCCGCGCGAACTGTCACCTCGTCGAGAAGGAGGCTCCCCGGCTCACCCTCGACC
Proteins encoded in this window:
- a CDS encoding type I-U CRISPR-associated protein Cas7, with the translated sequence NDRLSLEHLTEASRPGGPSVLTEVTELAPAAGEHASVAPARYTTKQGEATYVYEDRFVDGERVMTVLVDSKSSVGNRMESAVLDAIDAGHPLISRWPRIEVTYGSGEGSRKFYCLNLPHRAFDAHIRAGTVEGTPVTQHERYVTARDSDPSNALAMLNISFATPTFGGWDSSRRAHQARYPSLIVGEVVGVLANQESTVPRPASYSGARVDPVAMGLNLDNEKLRQILEPQANEYSPKFLGKKSLKTSELGLAAIPPSDEGLAGIATKRIIRSHVLSFALLRRLRFGAGPDGDVAIRALVAAALINAMVRSDSELQLRANCHLVEKEAPRLTLDLRFGKTLELEPLTIEAADALLEEAYQAAQPHGVEWSGVTLAVKGNDLIWGAVDDAGAE